TCCGTAAAATAGTTTCACCGGTCAACTTTCCGACCGCCTCAAGACGTCGTTCGATCTCACTTTGTTTGAGCAGCGGCTGGAAAAGCCATTGTCTAAGGAGCCTCCCCCCCATCGGGGTTCTGGTCCGGTCAATGACCCAAAGCAAGCTCCCCTGAAGTGATTTATCCCGGACGGTCTGGACCAGTTCCAGGTTACGCCTGGTAACGTTATCAATGATCATGTAGTCGCCGACCTGGTAGCGCTTGAGCGAACCGATCTGCCGGAGGGCGGTCTTCTGTGTTTCGCGCAGATAATCGATGATCGCCGCCGCCGCCCCCAAGGCGATCTCCCCCTCATCAAGTCCGAACGATTCCAGGGTATGTAGCGAAAAATGCTCCTTGAGTTTATTGGCCGAGGTCTCCCCGTCATAAATATCTTTGAAGTTTGATCGGCTTTTGAGCCTTAGCTGGTTTAATTTTTCCCGCTCATTGTCCGGGAAAAGATCGGAAACCAAAAGTTCGACCGGCGCGATCCGGCTAATTTCATCCAGCAGTTCGCCGAACGAATTAAAACCGGTCAGCTTAAACTCGCCGGTCGTCGCGTCGGCAAAGGCAAGACCGAATTTCCCTTTGTCGTGGTTGACCGCCATCAGATAATTGTTCGCCTTCTCTGTCAGCATCGACGGCTCATTAACGGTTCCCGGGGTAATGGTCCTGATAACTTCTCGTTTGACTACGCTATCCTGCGCTAATTTGGGGTCTTCGATCTGTTCGCAGATCGCGACTTTGTGACCTTTTTCGATCAACTTTGCAAGATAGCCTTCGGCGGCGTGGTACGGGATCCCGCACATCGGCATCCGGTTGTCATCTTTGCCCCGGCCGGTCAGGGTCAGATCGAGTTCGCGAGAAGCGATGACCGCGTCGTCAAAGAACATTTCGTAGAAATCGCCTAAGCGGTAAAAGAGGATCGCGTCCTGATGCCGGGCCTTGATCTCCTGGTACTGTTTCATCATTGGGGTAAGGTCGGCCATTATTATTATCCTTTTATCTCCTGACGAATGTATCAACCGCGACTGACCACCAATCTCACTACTAAATGGGCTGCGCATATCCCCGCGACTAAACGTCGCGGTTAGGGATTGTGCCCTTTAAGGCGCGCATCTAATTTATCTGCTTCATCAAACAAAATGTTAGCCTTTTCTATTTCATTGAATTTCTTCTTTAATTCATTAGCAATCATTCGCGCGTTTCTTGGAGAACCCATTTCTATATAGAGCAAACCAGCGTTATAGTATCCATCAGGCATATCACTTTTTTTATAAAATTCAATAAGTCTATATATATCAATTCCCTCAATTATGTCTCCCTTTTCGAGCGCCTTCGCAAAACTTAAAGCCGCATCAAAATAATAATTCTTTTCTCTAATATTCCCTAAATGTAAATACCTTTGGGCTGCTGGAACATATTGTTCCTTTTTGAATAATAATTTTGCCAATTTCGGCGTACCAAGCACATCAAATATTACCTTGTAATTTTCAGAAACTTTTTCTTCTGCTATTAAATAATATTTAATAGCATTGTCATCATTTCCAATTAATTCATAATAATTTGCCAAATAAAGATTGGAACTCCAATTGTTTGACATATATTTAACAACATTACTAATTAATAAAGGCGGCTCTTCCACCCCACTTAAAGCTAATTGAGATAACAACAAATCGGCGGATTCCTGAGAAATATCCAACTCAAAAGCTTCTTTCGCTAACGAAAGGCTGTTTTGATTATTTCCCGACACATCATTGCCAACTAAAAACATTAATGCTTTTGAATGAAATTGACGGTCAACATCATTGACCTTCAACTGTAACAACAAAAACTTCCTTATTTCATTATAAAAACCTAATCTTTCGTTGAGTTTATCTTTCAGGCAAAAATTAATTCTATTTAAAATTGCCAAATATGGCGCTAAATAATATTCCGATGGGAATGTTAGGTCTCTATTTTTATACTCAGCTATTAATTTTTTATATTCCTTTTTTAACGTATCTAACCTATTAACGCTATTTATTGATTTATAAAATTCATCATAGATATCTTGCATTTCTTTATTGTCATACTTTTTAAGCATTCCTGCCTTATCCGCTTCTATTGAAGCAATATTATTATTAAAATAAAACCAATAAGCCAATGTTTGGTTCAAATCATTTTTTTCAACCTTAAATACCACATAAGCTTCATTTGCATTTACATCGCCAACATAATCTCCTTTTTCATTGTAAATATTTATGTTATGCCCTTTTGTTATCACAACATATTCAGTATCATTTGCAAATGATAAGTGACCACAAAAAACAAGAACAATCAGGGAAATTAATAGTTTTTTCATTGTTACCTTCCTTTAACCGCGGCGTTCAGCCGCTGGTTACGAAACTCATCACTACCCCCCCCGGCTGACTGTATATCTCCTCGACTGAACTCCGTACCTCTCACCCGAGGCTGACTGCGCATCTCCCCGCGACTAAATCCGCCGAAGGCGGACGGTTAGGCCTAATATCTTTTGTCTACGCCCGCATCGTCATGCTGCTTGTTAATATATTGTATCACTTTAGGAAGGTCTTTTTCACTTATTTTACGGGCAAAATAACCCCTCCCCCATAATTTCCGATCAACAAATCTATTTGATGGATATTCCAGAAAAAAGGCCCTTGAAGAACTCCCCTTAAACATTTTCATAACATACTCGGTGGAATCGGTCGCCGCTTGTTCTAGCAATAAATGAACGTGTTCTTCTAGAATACTTGAAGCAAGCAGCTTAAGCTCTCTCTTTTTGGCTATCTGCTTAAATTCAGCATCAAGAAATTGCCGCATCTCTTTTTCAAGAAGTGATGATTTCCCTTTATAAGTATTAAAAATATAGTGGTAAAACATTGTTAGGATTAACCGCGGCGTTCAGCCGCGGGGCATATACCTTATTTAGCCACAAGGCACTCAAGCCAACAGTTGCTAGTTCCAACTCTTCGTCAGCGACTGAACGTCGCTGTTAAGCTTCTTCCTTTAACCGCGGCGTTTAGCCGCGGGACGGATCACTTATTCAGCTGCGGGGTTACGCCCCCTACCTCAACTTAACGTGCAGCTGCGAGACCAGAG
This is a stretch of genomic DNA from Candidatus Margulisiibacteriota bacterium. It encodes these proteins:
- the tnpA gene encoding IS200/IS605 family transposase, translated to MFYHYIFNTYKGKSSLLEKEMRQFLDAEFKQIAKKRELKLLASSILEEHVHLLLEQAATDSTEYVMKMFKGSSSRAFFLEYPSNRFVDRKLWGRGYFARKISEKDLPKVIQYINKQHDDAGVDKRY